The Theileria orientalis strain Shintoku DNA, chromosome 3, complete genome genome window below encodes:
- a CDS encoding 2-oxoglutarate dehydrogenase E1 component encodes MRFGLLRISQNLRQFVNFNGESSNYLEYLYYVYRTDPNHLQKSWQNYFSFLEQGKNYPVHHFDRNVIFKNIPLFSNQATSQASELISKVAEGVTGPEVLKLNELASAYRTYGHLVSTVDPLNLPKRIPFFRVVEGMEERLNIKNYKLTPEELAKTVPNLGLGGIFNTQGTVQSQIDKLRERYCGNISFEFGHISNSQAVAFLIDQIESDNFLNLSKEESLGCFKSICRAVKFEQFCAKAFPTLKRFGMDGMESLLVLLESIEKSSREFGANSILMTMSHRGRLGVLSNFLNKPLEESFAEFRGANWFVDSNFRSGDVKYHNGYTCVKDGLDIQMISNSSHLQFSHPVLTGLVKAKQHFENDAKKDKTVPIAIHGNSAISGQGMPYEVVQMSKIKGFTVGGTINIVVNNQIGFTASPMEASSSRYPTDVAKVVEAPVIHVNAYSIEGVVFAGRLACLYRQKFHTDVFINLVGFRRFGHNELDMPKFTNAEMYNKVDQVPNLMVYYKKYLNTKMGIDMEELDKIENATGSDFQKSLDLSKSIERIKEPIQNENWRDILTLIEGFYVDNSLHNRVMQRIEASKKGAQASSAVADNGNQLTLNPQVLRTGLDHDLLLKLGLKCTTIPEEIKLHNSIKKIFDQRLQALNSGTGIDTAISEVLAFSSLSHDGFHVRLSGQESKRGTFSHRHAQVQCQDTFKYYNVFEGMDVRILNSYLSELAAVGFEYGYSLYSPKTLNIWEAQFGDFVNGAQVIIDAFITSAETKWNYFSGVVMFLPHGYDGQGPDHSSCRVERFLQSSNDSEDLSDNLGLGEDYAKLVNISVVNCSVASNLFHVLRRQMHRPYRKPLICVTGKKLLKLRGAFSNLSEFETGTFFQRYIPDPLFNPNIMEHLYKGAPGAGKAGGSSKADVKQLDKVHKVILCSGQIYYDLLEFRENNKEAQKNLEHVAIARLEEITPFPAQWVLDDLRLYRNLKTVVWCQEEHENGGCYYFVRERLNGLLKILRDDYGSKVDAAVKYAGRLPCATTAVGDPKTHNEEHALVQGAFYL; translated from the exons atgagatTTGGGCTCCTTCGAATCTCTCAAAATTTGAGgcaatttgtaaattttaatggcGAAAGCTCAAACTACCTAGAATACTTGTATTATGTTTATCGCACCGATCCGAATCATCTGCAAAAATCATGGcaaaattatttttcattcttAGAACAGGGTAAAAATTACCCCGTTCACCATTTTGATAGaaatgtaatatttaaaaat ATTCCTTTGTTTAGCAACCAAGCCACTAGTCAAGCATCTGAACTTATTTCAAAGGTTGCCGAAg GTGTAACTGGCCCCGAAGTGCTGAAGCTAAACGAATTGGCTAGTGCTTATAGGACATATGGGCACCTAGTATCAACAGTGGATCCACTGAATTTGCCAAAAAGAATACCCTTCTTCAGGGTCGTGGAGGGCATGGAAGAAAGA cttaatataaaaaactaTAAACTGACACCAGAAGAACTGGCGAAAACAGTGCCGAACCTGGGCCTGGGAGGAATATTCAACACTCAGGGGACCGTGCAGTCGCAGATCGACAAGTTGAGGGAGCGGTACTGCGGAAACATATCCTTTGAGTTCGGGCACATATCGAACTCGCAAGCGGTCGCATTTTTGATAGACCAGATAGAAAGCGACAACTTCCTGAACCTGTCAAAAGAGGAGAGTCTGGGCTGCTTTAAGTCTATATGCAGAGCAGTCAAGTTTGAGCAGTTTTG CGCAAAGGCGTTTCCTACCCTGAAGAGGTTCGGAATGGACGGAATGGAGTCACTGCTGGTGTTGCTGGAGTCGATAGAGAAGTCGTCCAGGGAGTTCGGAGCGAACTCGATTCTGATGACAATGTCGCACCGCGGAAGATTGGGAGTGCTTTCTAACTTTTTGAATAAACCCCTGGAAGAATCGTTTGCAGAGTTTAGG GGCGCTAACTGGTTCGTCGATTCGAACTTTAGAAGCGGAGACGTCAAGTATCACAACGGATACACGTGCGTCAAAGATGGGCTGGACATACAGATGATATCGAACTCGAGTCACCTGCAATTCTCACACCCAGTTTTAACGGGGCTGGTCAAGGCAAAGCAGCACTTTGAAAATGACGCGAAGAAGGACAAGACGGTCCCAATTGCCATACACGGCAACTCAGCAATCTCAGGCCAGGGCATGCCGTACGAGGTGGTACAGATGTCGAAGATCAAGGGATTCACAGTTGGAGGCACAATCAACATAG TTGTGAATAATCAGATTGGATTCACTGCGAGTCCCATGGAGGCATCGTCGTCAAGATATCCGACAGAT GTGGCAAAGGTAGTTGAGGCGCCAGTTATACACGTCAACGCGTACTCAATTGAAGGAGTAGTCTTCGCAGGAAGGCTGGCCTGCCTGTACAGGCAGAAGTTCCACACAGACGTGTTCATCAACTTGGTCGGATTCAGACGCTTCGGACACAATGAGCTGGACATGCCGAAGTTCACGAACGCAGAAATGTACAACAAGGTCGACCAGGTGCCAAATCTGATGGTGTACTACAAGAAGTACCTTAACACGAAGATGGGCATAGACATGGAGGAGCTCGACAAAATAGAAAACGCGACTGGCTCGGACTTCCAGAAGTCGCTGGACCTCTCGAAGTCGATAGAGCGCATCAAGGAGCCGATACAAAACGAAAACTGGAGGGACATCCTGACCCTGATCGAAGGCTTCTACGTCGACAACTCGCTACACAACAGAGTGATGCAGAGGATTGAAGCAAGCAAGAAGGGCGCCCAGG CCTCTTCGGCCGTTGCCGACAACGGGAACCAGCTCACGCTTAACCCCCAGGTGCTGAGAACGGGGCTTGACCACGACCTGTTGCTCAAGCTCGGCCTGAAATGCACGACGATTCCGGAGGAGATTAAGCTGCACAACAGCATTAAGAAGATATTCGACCAGAGGCTCCAGGCGCTGAACAGCGGGACGGGCATCGACACGGCGATCTCGGAGGTGCTGGCATTCTCGTCGCTCTCGCACGACGGATTCCACGTCAGGCTCTCAGGTCAGGAGAGCAAGAGGGGCACGTTCTCGCACAGGCACGCGCAGGTGCAGTGCCAGGACACGTTTAAGTACTACAACGTCTTCGAGGGCATGGACGTCAGGATCCTCAACTCGTACCTCAGCGAGTTGGCGGCGGTGGGCTTCGAGTACGGGTACAGCCTGTACTCGCCGAAGACGCTGAACATTTGGGAGGCGCAGTTCGGCGACTTCGTCAACGGAGCGCAAGTGATAATAGACGCGTTTATCACCTCCGCGGAAACGAAGTGGAACTACTTTTCAG GTGTTGTGATGTTTTTGCCACACGGTTACGACGGACAGGGACCAGACCACTCATCGTGCAG AGTCGAACGCTTTCTGCAGTCGAGCAACGACAGTGAAGACCTGAGCGACAACCTCGGGCTCGGAGAGGACTACGCGAAACTGGTGAACATCTCAGTGGTCAACTGCTCAGTCGCAAGTAACCTGTTCCATGTGCTCAGGAGACAGATGCACAGGCCGTACAGAAAGCCGCTGATATGCGTGACCGGCAAAAAGCTGCTCAAGTTGAGAGGCGCATTCAGCAACCTGAGCGAGTTTGAAACGGGCACCTTCTTCCAGAGGTACATACCGGACCCGCTGTTCAACCCGAACATCATGGAGCACCTGTACAAGGGCGCGCCAGGTGCCGGCAAGGCCGGTGGCAGCAGCAAGGCGGATGTCAAGCAGCTGGACAAGGTGCACAAGGTGATACTGTGCAGCGGACAGATATACTacgacctgctggagtTCAGAGAAAACAACAAGGAGGCGCAGAAAAACCTGGAACACGTGGCAATAGCAAGGCTCGAGGAAATAACGCCCTTCCCGGCGCAGTGGGTTCTGGACGACCTGAGGCTGTacaggaacctgaagaCGGTGGTTTGGTGCCAGGAGGAGCACGAAAACGGGGGATGCTACTACTTCGTGAGGGAGCGCCTCAACGGCCTGCTGAAAATACTGAGGGACGACTACGGCAGCAAGGTGGATGCCGCTGTAAAGTATGCCGGGAGGTTGCCGTGCGCGACCACTGCAGTTGGCGACCCCAAGACTCACAACGAAGAGCACGCCTTGGTGCAAGGGGCGTTTTACCTTTAG